The DNA window TGGATCAGCGACAATACCCACGCTGCTGCCCGTCTCGCCATTCAGGACGGCTACTCGCGGGTCTTTCCGGCCAACACTATGGAAGCTTGGGTCACAGATGCCGACCGGGGCACACTGCCGCTGCCCTTCCGATTCCACGTCAGCATGCTGGGTACGCTGGGGCTGGGCGGCCATCTGGCCCGCTGGACGCCCGAGGAACGCGCCGTAGCCCGCGAGCAGGTGGCGCGGTACAAGGAAGTGCGCGAGGTGGTTCAGCGCGGCGACCAGTACCGCCTGCGTTCGGCGCAGCAGCAGCCGTTCTCGGCGGTCGAGTACGTGAGCAAGGACCGGAGCGAGGCAGTTCTCTTCGCCTTCCGCACGCACATCGCCCGCCCCACCGAGTTGCCGCCCCTGTCTCTGCGTGGCCTGGACGCCGGGGCGCTGTACACGCTGGACGTGTCGGGCGAGACGAAAAGCGGCGCGGCCTGGATGTCGGTGGGCCTGACGCTGACCCTCAAGGACTTCGAGAGCGTGGTGTGGCGGCTGCGGCGGGTACAGGAAGCCGAGTAGAGGAGAGGTCTGCTGCTTCCGTTCCTTATTCGCTCTGCTCGGCGAGGGCGGCGGGGGTCTGCCGCCGGCCTCTGAGCGCCCACAGCACCCAGCCGCTTTCCAGAGCCAGCAGCAGCGCCGTCAGCAGGAAGGGAGCACGCAGGCCGACATTGACGAGCAGTGCGCCCAGCAGCGGCCCGGCGGCAAATCCCAGCGAGGTGGCGCTGGCCGTCAAGCCGAAAGCGGTGCCACGGTCTTCTGACCGGACCAGTGCGCCCAGCAGCACATTGGCAGCCGGAATCGTGCCGCCGATAAACAGGCCCATGACGACCCGGAACACGCCCAGAGCCGTGACGCTGGGGGCAAACACCTGAAGCAGCGCACAGAGGGCCGCTCCGCCCGCACACAGCGCCACCACCCGCTGCGGTGGAAAGCGGGCCGTCAGCCGTCCGGCCAGCAGTGCGCCCACGCTGGCGCTGATCGCCACCGATCCCAGGATGGTGCCGGTCAGGGTCGCCACGCCGTGCTGCTGTGGTCCAGCCAGATCAGCGATCACCAGCGGCAGCACCGGCCCGACAATCGATCCGGCGAGCTGGTCGAGGAAATTCACCACGATGATCGGAGCCAGCACCACCCAGATCAGACGTGTCCGGGTGCGGCGCTCGGCCCGGCTGACGGGCACGCGGGTTCGCGCCTGAAAGCGCTCGTGGCTGCCGAACAGCACCAGCAGCCCGGACGCCAGCAGCAGCACGGCGGTGGCGGCAAACGACAGGCGGTAACCGAAATGGTCGGCGATTAATCCGCCGATCAGGGGGCCGCCCGCCGCGCCCGCGAACACTGCCGTCTGCATCAGGCCCATGCTGGTGCCCAGCTGTCGTTCCGGAACCGCGTCGGCCACCATGGTATTCGAGGCCGACACGGTTCCGGTCAGCATGCCCTGAAGCAGCCGCAACACCAGCAGTGCCACCGGCCCCTGCACCAGTGCCATCGCGCCCACCACGATGACTCCGGCAAAGGTCGCCCGCAGAACCATCGCCTTTCGCCCGTAGCGGTCGGCCATGCGCCCCCAGATCGGAGCCATGAAGGCCATTCCCAGGCCGCTGGCAGTGGCAGAGATGCCAGCCCACAGCGCGGCGGTTTTGGCGTCGTGGACGCCGAGTTGGCGGATATACAGCGGAAGGAAGGGCAGGCCCAGCGTAAAGGCGGTCTGGGTGATGAACTGAGACGCCACCATGACCCAGAGTGTTCGCTGCCAGGAACTGCGCTGATGCGGGCGTGACACGGCGGCATGATACGCCTGCCCCGCCTGCCGTACCGCTGTGTGGAAGCGGTTGGAAATGCCCTGCGAGCGTGAATCCATGCCTGCACAGCTGACGACGGGTGCTCTGCGGAGCCGTTCTCTGCCCTCTGACACGGATTTTCTGACCGCTGCCAGGCAGCTCCGAGTGCCCGTGCCCATGACCCATGCACTAAGATTCCCTCAACCCATTTCACACGGAGCGTTCGACATGACCGACTCAGCTCAGACAGCCCAGATGGAGAGCCACAGGCCGCCCGCCCGCGTGGTGGTGATCGGGGCGGGCAACCGGGGCGACGCCTACGCCGACTACGCCCTGCTGTACCCGGATGAGCTGCAGATCGTGGGTGTGGCCGAACAGCGGGCTGAACGCCGCAGCCAGTTCGCACAGCGACACGCCCTGCCGCCAGAGTGCGTCTGGAGCGACTGGCGCGAACTGCTGACCCG is part of the Deinococcus sp. KNUC1210 genome and encodes:
- a CDS encoding MFS transporter, whose product is MDSRSQGISNRFHTAVRQAGQAYHAAVSRPHQRSSWQRTLWVMVASQFITQTAFTLGLPFLPLYIRQLGVHDAKTAALWAGISATASGLGMAFMAPIWGRMADRYGRKAMVLRATFAGVIVVGAMALVQGPVALLVLRLLQGMLTGTVSASNTMVADAVPERQLGTSMGLMQTAVFAGAAGGPLIGGLIADHFGYRLSFAATAVLLLASGLLVLFGSHERFQARTRVPVSRAERRTRTRLIWVVLAPIIVVNFLDQLAGSIVGPVLPLVIADLAGPQQHGVATLTGTILGSVAISASVGALLAGRLTARFPPQRVVALCAGGAALCALLQVFAPSVTALGVFRVVMGLFIGGTIPAANVLLGALVRSEDRGTAFGLTASATSLGFAAGPLLGALLVNVGLRAPFLLTALLLALESGWVLWALRGRRQTPAALAEQSE